The following proteins come from a genomic window of Novosphingobium aromaticivorans DSM 12444:
- a CDS encoding DUF2213 domain-containing protein: MQFVDALTLDAPRRTREGFMAVRAKAARVGVYDYLGSEIDPENKHGLRDKGMVKVLRDEATVFDMAAVRSFVGKPITDDHPTEAVTADNWRQHARGTVMGAIRDGDYLAFDLLLTDADAIAKVDAGKCELSNGYAASLEFGDFAAPDGTKCVARQTSIQGNHVALVDRGRAGPECRISDAFAHCDAIPTTIMEPVMKTIMLDGIPVNLGDAAAVEAAIAKLQDTAAKAATALTDAEAKLSTETGKVAALEKQLADAKAELEPARLDQLVADRAALVAKVKAIAPDLVVDGKTDAEIRRAVVAAKLGDACPKDDAGVAGAFAVLTATNDEKPEVHNLAPAKFADSATVVASIRAARYA; encoded by the coding sequence ATGCAATTCGTCGACGCCCTTACCCTTGATGCACCGCGCCGCACCCGCGAAGGCTTCATGGCCGTCCGCGCCAAGGCCGCCAGGGTCGGCGTCTATGACTACCTCGGCTCCGAGATCGATCCGGAGAATAAGCACGGCCTGCGCGACAAGGGCATGGTCAAGGTGCTGCGCGACGAGGCCACCGTCTTCGACATGGCGGCGGTGCGGTCCTTCGTCGGCAAGCCGATCACCGACGATCACCCTACCGAGGCCGTCACTGCCGACAACTGGCGCCAGCACGCGCGCGGCACCGTCATGGGCGCGATCCGCGACGGCGATTATCTCGCGTTCGACCTCCTGCTGACCGACGCCGATGCGATTGCCAAGGTCGATGCCGGCAAGTGCGAACTCAGCAACGGTTATGCCGCGTCGCTGGAATTCGGCGACTTCGCAGCGCCCGACGGCACCAAGTGTGTCGCGCGCCAGACTTCCATCCAGGGCAACCACGTCGCGCTGGTGGACCGGGGTCGAGCTGGCCCCGAATGCCGCATCTCGGACGCGTTTGCGCACTGCGATGCAATTCCGACTACCATCATGGAGCCTGTCATGAAGACGATCATGCTCGACGGTATCCCCGTCAATCTGGGCGATGCAGCCGCCGTCGAAGCGGCGATCGCCAAGCTGCAGGACACTGCCGCCAAGGCCGCAACTGCCCTCACCGATGCCGAAGCCAAGCTCAGCACCGAGACCGGCAAGGTCGCCGCGCTCGAGAAGCAGCTCGCCGATGCCAAGGCCGAACTCGAACCGGCTCGTCTCGACCAGCTGGTTGCCGATCGCGCCGCGCTGGTGGCGAAGGTCAAGGCAATTGCGCCCGACCTGGTCGTCGATGGCAAGACCGACGCGGAAATCCGCCGCGCCGTGGTCGCTGCCAAGCTCGGCGATGCCTGCCCGAAGGATGACGCCGGCGTTGCCGGTGCGTTCGCGGTGCTGACCGCCACCAACGACGAAAAGCCTGAGGTGCACAACCTCGCCCCGGCGAAGTTCGCCGATTCCGCAACCGTCGTCGCGTCGATCCGCGCCGCGCGCTACGCCTAA
- a CDS encoding structural cement protein Gp24 translates to MPELQTSYTGTVAKGYAGMIANGETSNRISRTVEDAAGIAFGKPVYRGSGDHGCTATVGTLATFLGWTVATSAMAPVAGQDADEYQQYDTATIITSGAIYVAVKGAVTDGAALTVGTGGGAADLVGATAADATHIATGWVADETVTDGLCRIVKR, encoded by the coding sequence ATGCCCGAACTTCAGACCAGCTACACCGGCACCGTCGCCAAGGGCTACGCCGGCATGATCGCCAATGGCGAAACCTCCAACCGCATCAGCCGCACCGTCGAGGATGCGGCCGGCATCGCATTCGGCAAGCCCGTCTATCGCGGCTCTGGCGATCACGGCTGCACCGCCACGGTCGGCACCCTCGCCACCTTCCTGGGCTGGACCGTCGCGACGTCGGCGATGGCCCCGGTCGCCGGTCAGGATGCCGACGAGTACCAGCAGTACGATACCGCCACGATCATCACTTCCGGCGCGATCTACGTCGCGGTCAAGGGCGCGGTGACTGATGGCGCGGCACTGACCGTCGGCACCGGCGGCGGAGCTGCCGACCTTGTTGGCGCCACAGCAGCCGACGCAACCCACATCGCGACGGGTTGGGTCGCGGACGAAACTGTCACCGACGGCCTGTGCCGCATCGTGAAGCGCTAA
- a CDS encoding DUF2184 domain-containing protein, which produces MTALSFFDRASGQITDPGAFMLADAATKKQVIALWANDNARHAATFADKVDAFLQDAQVGYAFLTPQLHRIEAEVYMTRYPSFDISRFMTVDTSGDMWDVGTVVYSMDNVGQAEFMGGGAFDMPYASTQMNQATRNFHLAAIGYEWNTQEMQRAAKLGRSLSSDKAQGAVLAADRFIYGIAMTGKTPRGESEKGWTGFINNGSAPSAQVAADGTGSSRLWADKTPDLILRDINAALTAVETGTGETHIANTLALPTSRYNYIATTRVGDTNATILSFLLANNVAGEALTILKSRELETAGTGSTTRMIAYDNNPQVLKFMLPGAHQFLPAFQKSSLVYEVGGIMNVGGCDVRLPKAIVYRDSF; this is translated from the coding sequence ATGACCGCACTTTCGTTCTTCGACCGCGCTTCGGGCCAGATCACTGACCCCGGCGCATTCATGCTGGCTGATGCCGCGACCAAGAAGCAGGTCATCGCGCTGTGGGCAAACGACAACGCCCGCCATGCCGCGACCTTCGCTGACAAGGTCGATGCGTTCCTTCAGGACGCCCAGGTCGGTTATGCCTTCCTGACGCCCCAGCTTCACCGCATCGAGGCCGAGGTCTACATGACCCGGTATCCCTCGTTCGACATCAGCCGTTTCATGACGGTCGATACCTCGGGCGACATGTGGGATGTCGGCACCGTCGTCTATTCCATGGACAATGTCGGCCAGGCTGAATTCATGGGCGGCGGCGCTTTCGACATGCCCTACGCTTCGACCCAGATGAACCAGGCCACGCGCAACTTCCATCTCGCCGCGATCGGCTACGAGTGGAACACGCAGGAAATGCAGCGCGCCGCCAAGCTCGGTCGCTCGCTCTCGTCTGACAAGGCGCAGGGTGCGGTTCTGGCTGCCGACCGCTTCATCTACGGCATTGCCATGACCGGCAAGACGCCACGCGGTGAAAGCGAAAAGGGCTGGACCGGCTTCATCAACAACGGTTCAGCGCCCTCCGCGCAGGTCGCGGCGGATGGCACTGGCTCCTCGCGCCTCTGGGCGGACAAGACGCCCGACCTGATCCTGCGTGACATCAATGCTGCGCTTACCGCTGTCGAGACTGGCACGGGCGAGACGCACATCGCCAATACGCTGGCCCTTCCAACGTCGCGCTACAACTACATCGCGACGACCCGCGTCGGCGACACCAACGCGACGATCCTGTCGTTCCTGCTGGCAAACAACGTGGCTGGCGAGGCTCTGACGATCCTCAAGAGCCGCGAACTCGAAACGGCCGGCACCGGCTCGACCACGCGCATGATCGCCTACGACAACAACCCGCAGGTTCTCAAGTTCATGCTGCCTGGCGCGCACCAGTTCCTGCCCGCGTTCCAGAAGTCCAGCCTCGTCTACGAGGTCGGCGGCATCATGAACGTCGGCGGCTGCGACGTCCGCCTGCCCAAGGCGATCGTCTACCGCGACAGCTTCTGA
- a CDS encoding DUF4054 domain-containing protein, which yields MAYSAPTAATLKARYPAFTAVADATIDYWLAEAAEDCAGWPDSLRARGEMALAAHRMAELGIVAGTVPAGVTSFKSGTFSATVSDGVASRTGYDATLYGREFRQLARSVFGGPRLAWQPSAEPC from the coding sequence ATGGCCTACTCCGCCCCCACCGCAGCCACACTCAAGGCCCGCTACCCAGCCTTCACCGCCGTCGCCGACGCCACCATCGACTACTGGCTGGCCGAAGCGGCGGAGGATTGCGCGGGTTGGCCCGACAGCCTCAGGGCTCGCGGTGAAATGGCCCTCGCCGCGCATCGCATGGCAGAGTTGGGCATCGTCGCCGGCACTGTCCCCGCCGGCGTCACCTCGTTCAAGTCCGGCACCTTCTCGGCCACGGTTTCGGACGGAGTTGCATCGCGCACCGGCTACGACGCCACACTCTACGGTCGAGAGTTCCGCCAGCTGGCCCGCAGCGTATTCGGCGGACCGCGCCTTGCATGGCAGCCGAGCGCCGAGCCGTGCTGA
- a CDS encoding HK97-gp10 family putative phage morphogenesis protein — translation MKGADKHLRRLRRLSDEAVDMAGKVVFVGSDMVRAEAFRSISAGSVSGKNHVPSAPGEPPNRDTGVLQDNLVNEKTGPLSAEVRSEGPYATELELGTSKMEARPYMRPARDATEPKIQRLFREEMGKLVRRSGK, via the coding sequence ATGAAGGGCGCAGACAAGCACCTGCGGAGGTTGCGCCGGTTGAGCGACGAAGCCGTCGACATGGCCGGTAAGGTCGTGTTCGTCGGCTCCGACATGGTCCGCGCCGAGGCCTTCCGCTCGATCTCGGCGGGGTCGGTGTCCGGAAAGAACCACGTGCCCAGCGCACCTGGCGAACCGCCCAACCGCGATACCGGGGTCTTGCAGGATAACCTTGTCAACGAGAAGACCGGTCCACTCAGCGCCGAAGTGCGGTCCGAGGGCCCCTATGCCACCGAACTCGAACTCGGAACGTCGAAGATGGAGGCGCGCCCGTATATGCGCCCCGCGCGCGACGCGACCGAGCCGAAGATTCAGCGCCTGTTCCGCGAGGAAATGGGCAAGCTGGTGAGGAGGTCGGGCAAATGA
- a CDS encoding DUF3168 domain-containing protein, producing MAVGLQKLVRRALLSRLKADAALTALVPAASINPPGAPAWPFIVLRAPVTQRLKAACVNGGQGSWDVHAFAGPRLSGGAVVETAEDHAGSIGAAIETALADNWLALPAGSRARIRLSDIRLLTDGDPDHYHWFCQCNWRVLSA from the coding sequence ATGGCGGTAGGACTGCAAAAGCTCGTCCGGCGCGCGCTGCTGTCGCGCCTGAAGGCTGACGCTGCCCTGACCGCTCTAGTCCCGGCGGCATCGATCAATCCGCCAGGCGCTCCGGCGTGGCCTTTCATCGTCCTTCGCGCGCCGGTCACGCAGCGGCTCAAGGCGGCCTGCGTCAACGGTGGTCAGGGCTCGTGGGATGTGCATGCTTTCGCAGGCCCTCGTCTGTCAGGTGGGGCCGTCGTGGAAACTGCCGAGGATCATGCAGGATCGATCGGCGCGGCCATCGAAACCGCTCTGGCGGACAACTGGCTAGCGCTACCTGCAGGTTCCCGTGCCCGGATCAGGCTCAGCGATATCCGGTTGCTGACCGACGGCGACCCCGACCACTATCACTGGTTCTGCCAGTGCAATTGGCGAGTGCTTTCGGCCTGA
- a CDS encoding helix-turn-helix domain-containing protein, with the protein MTSEAEHYYIEGEAMCAEPLLYRGCGLDGIYLCNGYEIEEIDGETFTYVQDREGLHKVIALNLAEHRKTLAPKEIRFMRVAIDHTQSSLAKVLGVSSQTVARWEKGQVEIPGPADRMLRVMVLMAMLPDEELAKLIREMTEHLDRMDETNVVPLQFRHDREWREAA; encoded by the coding sequence ATGACCAGCGAAGCTGAACACTACTATATTGAGGGCGAAGCCATGTGCGCCGAACCTCTTCTGTATAGAGGTTGCGGGCTGGATGGTATTTACCTGTGCAATGGCTATGAGATTGAGGAAATTGACGGGGAAACCTTTACTTATGTGCAAGACCGCGAAGGATTGCATAAGGTGATTGCTCTCAATCTGGCGGAGCACCGAAAGACATTGGCCCCCAAGGAAATCCGCTTCATGCGGGTTGCCATTGACCATACTCAAAGCAGCTTGGCGAAAGTACTTGGCGTTTCCAGCCAGACCGTTGCGCGCTGGGAAAAGGGGCAAGTGGAAATTCCAGGGCCGGCAGACCGTATGTTGCGGGTCATGGTTCTCATGGCCATGCTTCCGGACGAAGAGCTTGCGAAGCTCATCAGAGAGATGACTGAACATTTGGATAGAATGGACGAGACAAACGTGGTCCCGCTGCAGTTCCGTCATGACCGCGAGTGGCGGGAGGCGGCCTAA
- a CDS encoding DUF4258 domain-containing protein: MREPERRIIEMRLEREKLERRIHELADVGEVAFGSHAIERMEERGISDVQVLRALKTGEIRGDVTPGDRPAEWKCKIVEKMRGMREIGVVTIVIRNKRLFIKTVEWEDLK; this comes from the coding sequence ATGAGGGAACCGGAACGACGCATTATCGAAATGCGACTCGAGCGGGAAAAGCTCGAAAGACGCATTCACGAGCTGGCTGACGTAGGCGAGGTTGCCTTTGGAAGCCATGCCATCGAGAGGATGGAAGAGCGCGGAATTTCCGACGTCCAAGTTCTACGGGCCCTCAAGACCGGAGAGATCCGTGGCGATGTCACCCCTGGTGATCGACCCGCGGAATGGAAATGTAAAATTGTCGAGAAGATGCGGGGGATGAGAGAGATTGGGGTGGTCACGATCGTGATCCGCAACAAGCGCCTCTTCATCAAGACCGTCGAATGGGAAGACCTAAAATGA
- a CDS encoding GTA-gp10 family protein — METRINRLFAGEERAFWLPMSRVIAFEREAGCSIFALFYALGENLGAAESGDMVLIGASDARLKQCHSLISNALIGAGESEQEARDLIQTYCFPARPAIHDAALAFQILRAAIYGIQLPEGSKKKADDATLSPS; from the coding sequence ATGGAAACGCGGATCAACCGCCTATTCGCAGGTGAGGAGCGCGCCTTCTGGCTTCCGATGTCGCGCGTCATTGCATTCGAGCGCGAGGCGGGTTGCTCGATTTTTGCCCTGTTCTACGCGCTGGGTGAGAACCTTGGCGCGGCGGAAAGCGGCGACATGGTCCTGATCGGGGCGAGCGACGCACGGCTAAAGCAGTGCCATTCCCTGATCTCCAACGCCCTCATCGGCGCGGGCGAGAGCGAGCAGGAAGCCCGCGACCTTATCCAGACCTATTGCTTCCCAGCGCGACCAGCGATTCATGACGCGGCACTGGCGTTCCAGATCCTCCGCGCTGCGATCTACGGCATCCAGTTGCCGGAAGGCTCAAAAAAAAAGGCCGACGACGCGACGTTGAGCCCTTCGTAA
- a CDS encoding phage tail tape measure protein gives MPEIDPVILQLQADLKQYRSDLTGAQRLTETKLAAIEARGVAMGQNIRKGFDLAKGAAIGFLATVSVDALTQAAKRGLDYASSLGEVAQQLGVTTDALQEYRYAASQAGLSQEEMDQALSQLTRRIGEAASGTKAQAEAFTKLGISVKDANGNVMDAGRAIPMIADALQKIESPAERAAILMDLFGRAGQKLEPLLSGGSAAVNELRDAAHKLGIVLSEDQIQRADETADKLSALKQVLEARIAGAVSDNASAILSLANALASVVDWAGKAADAYRRFKLEQGLRESQAMQTGWFRSDADRAKGQRDEQLYRYEIAKMDGKVDTTGGFRDYRITGIGGASATPAPGAVASAATTKKTKAATAGPSGPSAAEIMARIDSQLASMAQQALSAMESVAKSADERAELELRSVELARVRALREVDTDTDLDRLGKEGAANQRARLKTQIEALADAERDRIEQRRKAELEQDARDLAQERYSTDRDGLQIQYDLADSQTERKRLALEMLDLELRYQKALLEGVIASETATEAEKKRAQAALDGLNATASGKREAASRSNETPLEAYRRKLDRSPDAINEQVESYVVEELDNVRDGIRGALEKAIGTDDPLISGLLNLLIEQVILRPLAEALASASGGGGGFLGAVASGIGSLFGRASGGYVAPGQMVRVNEGASPGRVEGFIPQGGGHIVPLGRMNALRQAGGQKVFQISIDARNSVTPDGFARELSSQILRQAAAMDGQTAQAVLKAAPGRMSQYQRDKI, from the coding sequence ATGCCAGAGATCGATCCCGTCATTCTGCAGCTTCAGGCGGACCTGAAGCAGTATCGCTCTGACCTCACCGGCGCCCAGAGGCTCACCGAAACGAAGCTCGCCGCCATCGAGGCTCGCGGCGTCGCGATGGGGCAGAACATCCGCAAGGGCTTTGACCTCGCGAAGGGCGCGGCGATTGGCTTCCTCGCAACGGTCAGTGTCGACGCGCTGACACAGGCGGCCAAGCGCGGCCTCGATTATGCATCCAGCCTCGGGGAAGTTGCGCAGCAACTCGGCGTAACCACGGACGCGCTTCAGGAATATCGCTACGCCGCGTCGCAGGCTGGTCTTTCCCAGGAGGAAATGGACCAGGCGCTGTCGCAGCTCACCCGCCGCATTGGCGAGGCAGCGAGCGGGACAAAGGCGCAGGCCGAGGCCTTCACGAAGCTCGGCATCTCGGTCAAGGACGCGAACGGGAACGTCATGGACGCCGGTCGGGCGATCCCCATGATCGCCGATGCGCTGCAAAAGATCGAGAGCCCGGCCGAGCGCGCCGCGATCCTCATGGACTTGTTCGGACGCGCCGGCCAGAAGCTCGAACCGCTGCTTTCGGGTGGTTCGGCGGCTGTGAACGAGTTGCGCGACGCGGCGCACAAGCTCGGCATCGTCCTGTCGGAAGACCAGATTCAACGGGCGGACGAGACGGCGGACAAGCTTTCCGCTCTCAAGCAAGTCCTTGAGGCGCGTATCGCGGGGGCAGTCTCGGACAACGCCAGTGCGATCCTCTCGCTTGCCAACGCGCTGGCCAGCGTCGTTGACTGGGCGGGCAAGGCCGCAGACGCCTACCGCCGGTTCAAGCTCGAACAGGGGCTGCGGGAATCGCAGGCGATGCAGACGGGCTGGTTCCGCTCCGATGCTGACCGCGCCAAGGGCCAGCGGGACGAGCAGCTGTATCGCTACGAAATTGCCAAGATGGACGGCAAGGTCGACACGACCGGCGGCTTCCGGGACTACCGCATCACCGGGATCGGAGGCGCCAGCGCAACCCCAGCACCCGGGGCTGTCGCATCTGCGGCGACAACTAAGAAGACGAAGGCAGCTACTGCCGGACCTTCAGGCCCATCTGCCGCCGAGATCATGGCCCGCATCGACAGCCAGTTGGCGTCTATGGCGCAGCAGGCCCTGTCCGCGATGGAGAGCGTCGCCAAGTCCGCCGATGAGCGTGCGGAACTTGAACTGCGCAGCGTCGAGCTGGCGCGCGTTCGGGCCTTGCGAGAGGTTGACACTGACACGGACCTTGACCGGCTCGGCAAAGAGGGAGCGGCGAACCAGCGTGCGCGCCTCAAGACGCAGATCGAGGCGTTGGCCGATGCCGAACGCGACCGCATCGAGCAGCGCCGGAAGGCGGAACTCGAACAAGACGCCCGCGACCTCGCCCAGGAACGCTACAGCACCGATCGCGACGGATTGCAGATCCAGTACGATCTCGCGGACAGTCAGACCGAGCGGAAACGCCTTGCGCTCGAAATGCTCGACCTCGAGCTGCGCTATCAGAAGGCGCTGCTCGAAGGCGTGATCGCTTCGGAAACTGCGACCGAGGCAGAGAAAAAGCGCGCTCAGGCGGCACTCGACGGTCTTAATGCAACAGCATCCGGCAAGCGCGAGGCGGCCTCGCGGTCCAACGAGACGCCGCTGGAAGCATATCGTCGGAAGCTCGATCGCAGTCCGGACGCGATCAACGAGCAAGTCGAATCCTACGTCGTCGAAGAACTCGACAACGTCCGCGACGGCATCCGCGGTGCGCTGGAAAAGGCGATCGGCACCGACGATCCGCTGATTTCTGGCCTGCTGAACCTCTTGATCGAGCAGGTCATTCTGCGTCCACTCGCCGAAGCTCTGGCGAGCGCGTCCGGCGGGGGCGGCGGATTTCTCGGTGCCGTCGCGTCCGGCATCGGCTCATTGTTCGGCCGAGCATCGGGCGGATACGTCGCGCCTGGCCAGATGGTGCGGGTCAACGAAGGCGCGTCGCCGGGTCGCGTGGAAGGCTTCATCCCGCAGGGCGGCGGACACATCGTGCCGCTGGGCCGCATGAATGCGCTGCGCCAGGCAGGCGGTCAGAAGGTTTTTCAGATCAGCATCGACGCTCGCAACAGCGTTACCCCCGACGGATTTGCGCGCGAACTGTCGAGCCAAATCCTGCGCCAGGCCGCCGCGATGGACGGCCAGACTGCGCAAGCAGTCCTCAAGGCCGCGCCGGGCCGGATGAGCCAGTACCAGCGGGACAAAATCTGA
- a CDS encoding DUF6950 family protein, protein MPDLGDFLVAASHRKHRYGEWDCCTFPADWCIANGWPDPMAEWRGGYIDASAADDGLLPLFAAGMFGSGIGATKEPVAGDVGVVSVLGQEAGAIFTGKRWALVAPRGLAFASLEPSCVLMAWSVTRG, encoded by the coding sequence ATGCCGGATCTGGGCGACTTCCTCGTTGCAGCCTCGCATCGCAAACATCGCTACGGCGAATGGGATTGCTGCACGTTCCCGGCAGACTGGTGCATCGCCAACGGCTGGCCTGACCCGATGGCCGAGTGGCGGGGCGGCTACATCGACGCCAGCGCTGCCGATGACGGGCTTCTGCCCTTGTTCGCCGCAGGCATGTTCGGCTCCGGCATTGGCGCCACGAAAGAACCGGTCGCGGGCGACGTAGGTGTCGTCTCGGTCCTGGGGCAGGAGGCGGGGGCGATCTTCACTGGCAAGCGGTGGGCGTTGGTCGCGCCGCGCGGACTGGCTTTCGCTTCGCTGGAGCCGAGTTGTGTCCTGATGGCTTGGAGTGTGACGCGTGGGTAA